In Gimesia panareensis, the genomic window AGCATCATTTCCTTTGAGATGTTATTCACAGAAGTAAATCATTATGTCTTTTGATCCAATTCCATTCAATTGGCTGGAAGCTTTAAAACATTTTGCGTTAGTGTTTGGAAGCTCCATGGTCATTGCGCTGGTCGTTTGCCTGGTGGTGGGTGTCATCACCCGCGGCACCAAAGGGATTATCGATGTTTTCCTGGGTGTGCTGGATTTCTTCGTGCAAATCATCCACATCTCGCCCCGTCGCATCTGGTCATTATCAGTTCTGACGATTCGTGAAGCGCTCAGACAGAAAATCCTCTTTGTCTTTATTATCTTTGCGGTGCTGTTCATGTTTGCCGGCTGGTTTCTGTCCGGGACTGCAGACAGACCCGATCTGCAAATCCAGTCTTACATCGACTTTGTACTCAAAGCCATCAGTTGGCTTGTGATCCCGATTATGCTGCTGCTGGCCTGCTGGTCGCTGCCTGAAGACATTCGCCTGAGAACCATCCATACCGTGGTCACTAAACCGGTCTACCGGATCGAGATTGTCATGGGCCGTATGCTGGGCTTCACAGTATTGGGAACGGCCATCCTACTGGCGATGGGCAGTGTGGGTTATGTCTGGATCAAGCGCCAGGCACCTGAATCTGTCAAGAAGGCGCCCGAGATTATAGAAGAAAATCCAGAGGAGAGTGAAGAAGAAAGTCTCCTCGTCTCTAAAGTCCCCATCTATGGCGCTATCACCTTCCTCGACCGTGAAGGTGCCCCCGCAGTATCCGGGATCAATGTGGGGGATATCTGGATGTACCGCAGCTACATTGAAGGAGCCACCAAAGCGCGGGCGATCTATAAATTCGCAGGGATTGATGAAAGCGATGCCATCAAGGACCAGTTGAACCTGCAAGCCTCCTTCGAAGCATTTCGTACCCACAAAGGGGACATGGAAAAAGGCGGGATTCTCTATAAGCTCACCTTTGTCAATGAAGACAAAGGACTGCGGGTGGATTCATCCCCCATGATCAACAAGGAATACACAGAAAACCGTCTGAAAATCGATCGTAAAATCGAGGTGAAGAATAATCCCGATGAAGAAGTCATCGTCTACGATATTTTTGACGACCTGGTTGATAAAGATGGAAATCTGACGATCGAAGTCGCCTGTCTGGAAGCAGGTCAGTTACTGGGTATGGCCCGCCCGGACCTCTTTGTCCGTACTCCCGACCGGCCTTTCCTGGTGGGATATTCCAAGGCGATCCTCGGGATCTGGCTCCCGATGGTGCTGGTCATCATGCTGGGGGTCACCGTCAGTTGCTTCGTCAAAGGTCCCGTTGCCATCCTGACAACGTTTACCGTGGTCATGGTCGGATTCATGTCCAAAGAATACATGAATGACATCCTCAGCGGACAGATGC contains:
- a CDS encoding ABC transporter permease; translated protein: MSFDPIPFNWLEALKHFALVFGSSMVIALVVCLVVGVITRGTKGIIDVFLGVLDFFVQIIHISPRRIWSLSVLTIREALRQKILFVFIIFAVLFMFAGWFLSGTADRPDLQIQSYIDFVLKAISWLVIPIMLLLACWSLPEDIRLRTIHTVVTKPVYRIEIVMGRMLGFTVLGTAILLAMGSVGYVWIKRQAPESVKKAPEIIEENPEESEEESLLVSKVPIYGAITFLDREGAPAVSGINVGDIWMYRSYIEGATKARAIYKFAGIDESDAIKDQLNLQASFEAFRTHKGDMEKGGILYKLTFVNEDKGLRVDSSPMINKEYTENRLKIDRKIEVKNNPDEEVIVYDIFDDLVDKDGNLTIEVACLEAGQLLGMARPDLFVRTPDRPFLVGYSKAILGIWLPMVLVIMLGVTVSCFVKGPVAILTTFTVVMVGFMSKEYMNDILSGQMQASGAIEAWYRLLTHMNSQTELPKGAVSNIITSVDGGIRNFLWLCQQVIPNFGIFSNMREYVIKGFDVSWSAALLPGILTAAAYVLPCLLISFYSLKLRELEAK